The following are encoded together in the Aerococcus mictus genome:
- a CDS encoding FxLYD domain-containing protein has product MKPFKKIIALACLCATLFFLSACSSQNKTDDLFFSDLFTTWQKKQEAASQVDKNSDNAGSQALINSFNTEWEQMKKYQDQSFKDKDLENKVQNYLNELKACVDALNQEPATIDSQTAFNDHYRKRIDILKDLSQDSRFIIQAEALEEIDADKNSKALEDAKENLDFRKATYSQLEEDLNNLQFTVDQAASTDQSIVMTGTLTNHAKADLVNLGITFKFVDADQKELASDTWKTDRLKQGESQTVTIKNTAPQAAHIQIELNDGLSIEK; this is encoded by the coding sequence ATGAAGCCATTCAAGAAAATCATTGCCTTGGCCTGCCTCTGTGCGACCTTATTCTTTCTAAGTGCTTGCTCTTCGCAAAACAAAACCGATGACCTATTTTTTAGTGATCTCTTTACCACCTGGCAAAAGAAACAGGAAGCAGCTAGCCAAGTAGATAAAAATAGTGACAATGCAGGTAGTCAAGCCCTCATCAATTCCTTCAATACTGAGTGGGAGCAAATGAAAAAGTATCAAGACCAAAGCTTTAAAGATAAAGATTTAGAAAATAAGGTGCAGAACTACTTAAATGAATTAAAAGCTTGTGTGGATGCTTTGAACCAAGAGCCGGCTACCATCGATAGTCAGACTGCTTTTAATGATCATTACCGGAAGCGAATTGATATCCTGAAAGACTTATCCCAAGATTCACGCTTTATCATTCAAGCAGAAGCTTTGGAAGAAATTGACGCAGATAAAAATTCCAAAGCCCTTGAAGATGCTAAAGAAAATCTTGACTTCCGTAAAGCAACCTATTCTCAACTTGAAGAGGATTTAAATAATTTACAGTTCACTGTTGACCAAGCGGCAAGTACTGACCAAAGCATTGTCATGACGGGGACATTAACTAACCATGCCAAAGCTGACTTGGTGAATTTGGGGATAACCTTTAAATTTGTCGATGCTGACCAAAAAGAGTTAGCTTCTGATACATGGAAGACTGACCGGCTCAAACAAGGTGAAAGTCAAACTGTAACCATTAAGAATACCGCTCCTCAAGCAGCTCACATTCAAATCGAATTGAATGACGGCCTGTCTATTGAAAAATAA